CGATTTCAATATTGATTTTGTCGCCGGGGCTACGGCCGGCGATATTGGTGCGGGTCAGCGTTTCCGGAATCAAATGGACGCAGAAGCGGCGGTTTTCCACCGCGCCTATGGTGAGACTGATGCCGTCGATGCCGATATAGCCCTTGGTGAAAACGTATTTCTCCAGGCCGGCCGGCAATTCGAACCAGATGGTGCGGTTATTGGGGGATTCGATCACCTCGGCCACCGTCGCCAAGCCCATCACGTGGCCGGACATGGCGTGGCCGCCGATGTCGTCGCCGAAGCGCGCGGCGCGCTCGACATTGACGCCGTCGCCGACTTTCAGCGCGCCCAGATTGGTGACGCGCAGCGTTTCCTGCATCAAGTCGAAGTGAACCAGATCGCCGTCCACGCGGGTCACGGTCAGGCAACAGCCATTGTGCGCCACCGAGGCGCCTAATTGCAGCCCCGGCAGCATGGCTTCGGGCAGTCGCACGATATGGGTGCGAAAATCCTGCTTTTCTTCTATGGCCGCCACTGCGGCGACGCCCTGAACGATACCGGTAAACACGCTGACGCTCCTTCAATGCGACTGAATCGCGTCATTGTACCCCGCCATCGGACAGACCGTCGCCATATTCCTGACGGTCGAATCAGAAGCGCCAGCTCAGGCTGGTGCGGACGGATCGTCCCATGCCTTGCGCGCCCTCGGTCAGATAAGGCCGGTAGGCGCGATTGGTCAGATTATCCACCGCCAGCCTCACCTCCATATCCTTGCCCCAGCCCTGGCGCGGCTGCCAGCTCAGGAAGAAATTAGCCAAGGCATAGCCGGCGCGCGGCGGCATGGCATAGGCCGTGATCGCCCCGTCATGCATAGGCACCCGGTCTTGACGGCGAACGAACTTGCCCTGCAAGCCAAACGCCAGGCCGGCGCGCGGCAATTTGACGCCAGCCGTCAGCACCAGCTTGCGCGGCGGGATGTCCACCACCGGCTCGGACGCGCCCCAAGGGTCGCGCAGGCTGTTGTCGTGATCGCCCATCGTGGACGACAGCGAAAACCCGCCAAACCATCCGCGCGCCTGATAATCGCCCGCCAGCTCAAAGCCATGGATCTGATAGCCGCTCAGATTACGATAGAAACCGGTTCTGGGCTTGGGCGGCTGGCCCGGCGCGTCCCCGGTATTGCCGCTGCCCAGCCGCATATAAATATTGTCGGATACCCGCTGATGGTAGCCGAGCATGGACAGCTCCAGCTTATCCCCTGCCGTCCACGCATCCCGCTTCTCATATGCCAATCCCAGATAGACGGCATTCAGCGTTTCCGGCCGCAGTTGGCGGCTGGTGGCGGGAAGCGAGGTTTGCGGAATCTGCGCCGCGTACACTTCGTCCACGCTGGGCGCCCGCCAGGTGTGTACATAATCCAGGCTGGCCCGCCAATTCTCAGACAAGCGCCCCTGCAAAGCCAAGCGCGGCGAGAAGCCGGAATAAGCCACCGGACTGTAGTCATGGCCGGCCTTGGCGACATTGTAGATAGGCGCGAGATTGGAACGGCCATACAAGGTCACCTGATCAAAACGCAGCGAAGGCGTGATAATCAGCGTATTGAACGGCTTCCATTCCTCCACCACATAGGCGGAGCGGATGCTCTCCACGCCGCGATTGGCGCCATAGGGGTTGAGCCAGCCGTAGTTGTAGTCTTTGTTCTTAACCTTGGTCGCCAGGAACGAGAGTGGATCCCAGTCCTGCCGGCTCCAGGCCGCGCCCACCGTCAGCGCATGCTTGTCGCCCAATTTGGCGCGATTGCGGACTTCCCAGCTGCGGCTGCGCTGATTGACCCAGCTCTCATGCCCGTAGGAAGCGCCATAGTCCACCTTCCAGGTCGATTCCGGCCGAGTATCGTGCTGATAACGGCGGGATTGGCTGTAGGTCACCGACAGATCCAGCCATTCCCGCGCAGGATCGGCGTAGCGCCACTCCGCGCTGCCGGACTCGGTTTCCTGCTCGCGCCAGACGGTTTTGCGCAGCCAGGCGCCCTCCTCGCCATATCGGCGGATCTCATCGTCGCGCGGCGCATCCAGCAAACCCGCCCGCGCCGCCCACGGCGTGCGCAGCTCGGCATCCTGCCGCACCAGGCTCAGCTTGAACTGATGGCCGGCCGCCGGACGAAAGCCCAGCTTGAGCATGCCTGCGGTTTGCTCGCCGCCCGAGAACATATACTTGGCCCCATCGGCGGTCTTGCCGTCGCCGGAATGGCTCTGCGTGATATAGGCCAGAATGTCGACCGGCTGATCGCTGCCGCCGCCATAAGCCGCGGCGGATTTGCCGAACTGGCCGCCATTGCTCTGATACGAGGTTTTCAGAAGGCTATGTCCCAATAATGTGTTGCAAGGGACGACCCACTGCCTCCTGCAAGCAGTGGCAAGGCTGCATGGTTTGCTGATAGCGCTCCAGCATCCGTCGCCACCCCAGATAGTTTTCAAGGTATTTGGTGGCAACCCCGTGGAATCGAGCCATCCAAAGCTTCAAGCGGCTATGGTAGGCATTCACATGCTGGATATGGAACGCCCCCTCGCGTACCCGCTGTCCCGTCTTGGCATGCACGACTCGATGGGTAATGCCATGCTGCCTGGCAAAGGTCGAGTACACCGCTGCGCCGTCCGAACACAGGATGGCGTCGCTATCCACCAACGGGGCTAAAGCCGCTTCCACATGAGCGCCATTGAGCTTCTTCAACTTGAAGTCCGCTATATGTCCCTCTCGGTCCTGCACCACCATGATGGGAATCTGATCCGGCCCGGTTCCCCGTGTTTGGCTGACGCCACCCCGCTGGCGCGGCGCGCGGGGGAGGCACCGCTGCCCTTTGAATGATTCCAGAATGAAGGTTTCATCTACTTCGACGATGCCTCGGGCTTGCGCCGCCAGATGGTCTGATGCGCGATGCAAGAAGCGATGCCGCCATAGGAAAGCCGTGTTCTTGCTGATGCCGCATGCACGAGCGGCTGCTCGCACGGTCAAGCCATCCTGCAGTGCTTGGGCGTAGCTCAGCCAGCGATCGGCCTTGCGCAATTTGGCTAATGGACTGCCCGACAAGGCATTGCAGGTCCGGTGGCACTGTTTGCAGCGATAACGCCGCAGGCCTCGGCCCCAGCCCCATAACGCCAACTGGTTGGCCTCGGCCTGGCAGTGTGGGCAAG
The Chromobacterium sp. IIBBL 290-4 DNA segment above includes these coding regions:
- a CDS encoding TonB-dependent receptor domain-containing protein; the encoded protein is MGHSLLKTSYQSNGGQFGKSAAAYGGGSDQPVDILAYITQSHSGDGKTADGAKYMFSGGEQTAGMLKLGFRPAAGHQFKLSLVRQDAELRTPWAARAGLLDAPRDDEIRRYGEEGAWLRKTVWREQETESGSAEWRYADPAREWLDLSVTYSQSRRYQHDTRPESTWKVDYGASYGHESWVNQRSRSWEVRNRAKLGDKHALTVGAAWSRQDWDPLSFLATKVKNKDYNYGWLNPYGANRGVESIRSAYVVEEWKPFNTLIITPSLRFDQVTLYGRSNLAPIYNVAKAGHDYSPVAYSGFSPRLALQGRLSENWRASLDYVHTWRAPSVDEVYAAQIPQTSLPATSRQLRPETLNAVYLGLAYEKRDAWTAGDKLELSMLGYHQRVSDNIYMRLGSGNTGDAPGQPPKPRTGFYRNLSGYQIHGFELAGDYQARGWFGGFSLSSTMGDHDNSLRDPWGASEPVVDIPPRKLVLTAGVKLPRAGLAFGLQGKFVRRQDRVPMHDGAITAYAMPPRAGYALANFFLSWQPRQGWGKDMEVRLAVDNLTNRAYRPYLTEGAQGMGRSVRTSLSWRF
- a CDS encoding riboflavin synthase subunit alpha, with the translated sequence MFTGIVQGVAAVAAIEEKQDFRTHIVRLPEAMLPGLQLGASVAHNGCCLTVTRVDGDLVHFDLMQETLRVTNLGALKVGDGVNVERAARFGDDIGGHAMSGHVMGLATVAEVIESPNNRTIWFELPAGLEKYVFTKGYIGIDGISLTIGAVENRRFCVHLIPETLTRTNIAGRSPGDKINIEIDPQTQAIVDTVERVLAQRGALA
- a CDS encoding IS1595 family transposase; this translates as MDAQSFQRFLAQLDQLTLKQRSLLSSALKHPTHHDAIQDALPDLTACPHCQAEANQLALWGWGRGLRRYRCKQCHRTCNALSGSPLAKLRKADRWLSYAQALQDGLTVRAAARACGISKNTAFLWRHRFLHRASDHLAAQARGIVEVDETFILESFKGQRCLPRAPRQRGGVSQTRGTGPDQIPIMVVQDREGHIADFKLKKLNGAHVEAALAPLVDSDAILCSDGAAVYSTFARQHGITHRVVHAKTGQRVREGAFHIQHVNAYHSRLKLWMARFHGVATKYLENYLGWRRMLERYQQTMQPCHCLQEAVGRPLQHIIGT